A genomic segment from Geitlerinema sp. PCC 7407 encodes:
- a CDS encoding NAD(P)H-quinone oxidoreductase subunit F yields MTEFLLQSSWWIPLYGLFGALLTLPWSTGIIRRTGPRPAAYLNLLMTVLSLGHGLVVFRAVWQQPARQVMFHWVQVADLDLSFALELSSISAGAIVLATGLSFLAQVFALGYLEKDWAIARFYGLMGFFEAAMTGLVLSDSLLLSYGLLEILTLSTYLLVGFWYAQPLVVTAARDAFLTKRVGDILLLMAVVSLATITGSINFSDYEQWAQTASLAPLPATLLGLALIAGPAGKCAQFPLHLWLDEAMEGPNPASILRNSLVVSCGAYVLIKLQPVIAILPAAQNTLIVMGGMTAIGASLVAIAQLDIKRSFSHSTSAYLGLVFIAVGLQQTDVALLLLLTHGIAKALLFMGVGSVIMTTNTQNITEMGGLGSRMPVTAMAFGVGTLGMIGLLPLGNFWSFLSWMDGLQGTPFWLTGILVAVNGLTAMNLVRVCSRVLLGPPQPKTRRAPEVPWPMAVPMVSLIIIALLIPVMLSSWGLLPSWLDLNPVAVALLLSSSLAGCGVGALIYRRALVLPTDWKPARDLLAYDFYIDRLYRLTVVLGVSIFSRLTAWIDQYVVDGAVNLVGLASLLSGEGLKYSISGRSQAYVLTILVGVGALGLWMTWPMLAVLNFGW; encoded by the coding sequence ATGACCGAGTTTCTCCTCCAATCTAGTTGGTGGATACCCCTTTATGGCCTCTTTGGCGCGCTTCTAACACTGCCCTGGTCTACGGGCATTATTCGTCGAACAGGACCTCGACCTGCAGCTTACCTCAACCTATTGATGACAGTTTTGTCACTAGGTCATGGGCTAGTAGTTTTTCGGGCGGTTTGGCAGCAACCTGCTCGGCAGGTGATGTTCCACTGGGTTCAGGTGGCCGACTTGGATCTCTCGTTTGCGCTGGAGCTCTCTTCGATCAGCGCTGGAGCGATCGTACTGGCGACGGGCTTGAGCTTTCTGGCTCAGGTTTTTGCTTTGGGATACCTAGAAAAAGACTGGGCGATCGCCCGGTTTTATGGACTGATGGGGTTCTTTGAGGCGGCCATGACAGGCCTTGTCCTTAGCGACTCTCTCCTTCTCAGCTACGGTCTTCTAGAAATCCTGACCCTTTCGACCTATCTGCTGGTGGGCTTCTGGTATGCCCAGCCTCTGGTAGTTACAGCGGCTCGAGACGCCTTCTTAACCAAGCGTGTGGGCGATATCCTGCTGCTGATGGCAGTGGTGTCTCTCGCAACTATCACGGGGAGCATCAACTTTTCGGACTACGAGCAGTGGGCTCAGACGGCCAGCTTGGCGCCTTTGCCAGCGACCCTGCTAGGGCTGGCTTTGATTGCGGGCCCGGCGGGCAAGTGTGCCCAGTTTCCGCTGCACCTGTGGCTGGACGAGGCGATGGAAGGCCCTAACCCAGCCTCGATTTTGCGAAATTCCCTGGTTGTCAGCTGCGGTGCTTACGTGCTGATCAAGCTGCAGCCGGTGATTGCTATTTTGCCAGCGGCCCAAAATACTTTGATTGTGATGGGCGGAATGACGGCGATCGGGGCTTCTTTGGTGGCGATCGCCCAGCTAGATATCAAGCGGTCATTTTCTCACTCCACCAGCGCCTACCTTGGCCTGGTGTTTATTGCTGTCGGGCTACAGCAGACTGACGTTGCCCTTCTACTTTTGCTGACCCACGGCATTGCCAAAGCGCTGCTGTTCATGGGGGTTGGCTCGGTCATCATGACCACCAACACCCAAAACATTACCGAGATGGGCGGCTTAGGCTCACGAATGCCCGTCACGGCCATGGCGTTTGGCGTTGGCACCCTAGGCATGATCGGCCTGCTGCCGCTGGGGAATTTTTGGTCCTTTCTGAGCTGGATGGATGGCTTGCAGGGGACTCCTTTTTGGCTGACGGGCATTTTGGTTGCCGTGAATGGCTTGACGGCGATGAACTTGGTCCGGGTTTGCAGTCGAGTCCTGCTGGGTCCTCCCCAGCCAAAGACCCGCCGCGCTCCGGAAGTGCCTTGGCCCATGGCAGTGCCTATGGTTTCGCTGATTATCATTGCGCTGCTGATTCCGGTCATGCTGAGCAGCTGGGGACTGCTGCCGAGCTGGCTGGATCTCAATCCGGTGGCGGTGGCTCTGCTGCTGAGCTCTAGTTTGGCAGGCTGTGGCGTGGGCGCCCTGATTTATCGACGCGCTCTGGTTTTGCCTACGGACTGGAAGCCTGCTCGCGATTTGCTAGCTTACGACTTCTACATCGATCGGCTTTACCGATTGACGGTGGTTTTGGGGGTCAGCATCTTTTCTCGGTTGACGGCCTGGATCGATCAGTATGTGGTTGATGGCGCAGTCAATCTGGTAGGCCTCGCGTCGCTTTTAAGCGGTGAGGGACTCAAATACAGCATTTCAGGGCGATCGCAGGCCTATGTTCTAACAATTCTCGTTGGAGTCGGTGCACTGGGGCTGTGGATGACTTGGCCGATGCTGGCCGTCTTGAACTTTGGCTGGTGA